A genomic segment from Streptomyces sp. NBC_00237 encodes:
- a CDS encoding AURKAIP1/COX24 domain-containing protein → MGSVIKKRRKRMAKKKHRKLLKRTRVQRRNKK, encoded by the coding sequence GTGGGCTCTGTTATCAAGAAGCGGCGCAAGCGGATGGCTAAGAAGAAGCACCGCAAGCTGCTGAAGCGCACGCGCGTCCAGCGTCGCAACAAGAAGTAA
- a CDS encoding NAD-dependent epimerase/dehydratase family protein, with translation MGKVVLVTGVARQLGGRFVRRVQRDPEVDRVIGVDAIPPEHHLGGADFVRADIRQPAIARVLAEYGVDTVVHMDVTGTPLGGGGGRATVKETNVIGTMQLLGACQKSPTVQRLVVKSTTSVYGSAPRDPAVFGESTPPKSLPSGGFAKDAVEVEGYVRGFARRRPDVAVCVLRFANILGPCADSPLADYFSLPALPTVFGYDPRLQFVHEDDVVEILRIAAHEPRRGTLNSGTFNVAGDGVLLLSQCARRLGRPTVPFLLPAVRWVGSALRTVGMSDFSPEQIRLLTHGRVVRTSQMRETLGFDPKYTTVETFEDFARSRGGGLLPPELLARTVDRAAGHALGLARIVRPRSGTSSSTDTESKERI, from the coding sequence TTGGGCAAGGTCGTGCTCGTCACAGGTGTGGCCCGGCAGCTGGGGGGCCGCTTCGTGCGGCGCGTGCAGCGGGACCCGGAGGTGGACCGGGTGATCGGGGTCGACGCCATTCCGCCCGAGCACCATCTCGGCGGCGCCGATTTCGTGCGGGCGGACATCCGGCAGCCCGCGATCGCGCGGGTCCTCGCCGAGTACGGGGTCGACACGGTCGTCCACATGGACGTCACCGGCACTCCGCTCGGCGGGGGCGGGGGCCGGGCCACCGTCAAAGAGACCAACGTCATCGGGACCATGCAGCTCCTCGGCGCGTGCCAGAAGTCGCCGACCGTGCAGCGCCTGGTCGTGAAGTCCACGACGAGTGTGTACGGGTCCGCGCCCCGCGACCCGGCCGTCTTCGGCGAGTCCACGCCGCCGAAGTCGCTGCCGAGCGGGGGCTTCGCGAAGGACGCCGTCGAGGTCGAGGGGTACGTACGGGGGTTCGCCCGGCGGCGTCCGGACGTCGCCGTGTGCGTGCTGAGGTTCGCGAACATCCTCGGGCCGTGCGCCGATTCGCCGCTCGCCGACTACTTCTCGCTGCCCGCGCTGCCGACCGTCTTCGGGTACGACCCGAGGCTCCAGTTCGTCCACGAGGACGACGTCGTGGAGATCCTGCGGATCGCCGCGCACGAGCCCCGGCGCGGGACGCTCAACAGCGGGACGTTCAACGTTGCGGGGGACGGAGTGCTGCTGCTCTCGCAGTGCGCGCGCAGGCTGGGACGGCCGACCGTGCCGTTCCTGCTGCCCGCCGTGCGCTGGGTGGGGTCCGCGCTGCGGACGGTCGGGATGAGCGACTTCTCGCCGGAGCAGATACGGCTGCTGACGCACGGCCGGGTGGTGCGGACCTCGCAGATGCGCGAGACCCTCGGCTTCGACCCCAAGTACACGACGGTGGAGACCTTCGAGGACTTCGCCCGCAGCCGGGGCGGCGGGCTGCTGCCGCCCGAGCTCCTCGCCCGTACGGTGGACCGGGCGGCCGGACATGCCCTGGGGCTCGCCCGGATCGTACGACCGAGAAGCGGGACGTCCTCTTCGACGGACACGGAATCCAAGGAGCGCATCTGA
- a CDS encoding acetoin utilization protein AcuC, with amino-acid sequence MSGRALLMWDDAVTAYNFGPHHPMDPVRLELTMGLVRAFGLDGVVDVVAAPAAGDSTLRLVHREDYVAAVRAASRAPGEADPGYGLGTVDDPAFAGMHEASALIAGQSVGAAEALWRGETAHAVNFAGGLHHAMPGAAAGFCVYNDAALAIARLLEMGAERVAYVDVDVHHGDGVQTAFWDDPRVLTISVHEHPRFLFPGTGWPEETGPAGPAEGTSVNVALPVGTGDAGWLRAFHAVVPELLAEFRPQVLVSQHGADTHVEDPLADLAVSLDAQRAVQAACHELAHEYVEGGRWLALGGGGYAVVDVVPRAWTHLVGIAGHRPVEPEAEIPEVWREQVRGLRGKLGPGRMTDGRTVAWRGWEEGYDPGDRVDQAVLAVRRAVFPLRGLLA; translated from the coding sequence ATGAGCGGCCGCGCACTGTTGATGTGGGATGACGCCGTCACGGCGTACAACTTCGGCCCGCACCACCCGATGGATCCGGTCAGGCTTGAGCTGACCATGGGGTTGGTGCGGGCCTTCGGGCTGGACGGGGTGGTGGATGTGGTGGCCGCGCCGGCGGCGGGGGACTCCACGTTGCGGCTGGTGCACCGGGAGGACTACGTCGCGGCGGTGCGGGCGGCGTCGAGGGCGCCGGGAGAAGCGGACCCCGGGTACGGGCTGGGGACCGTGGACGATCCTGCCTTCGCTGGGATGCACGAGGCTTCGGCGTTGATCGCCGGGCAGTCGGTGGGGGCCGCGGAGGCGTTGTGGCGGGGGGAGACGGCGCATGCGGTGAATTTCGCGGGTGGGCTGCACCATGCGATGCCGGGGGCGGCGGCGGGGTTCTGTGTGTACAACGACGCGGCGCTGGCGATCGCGCGGTTGTTGGAGATGGGGGCGGAGAGGGTCGCGTATGTGGATGTGGACGTCCATCACGGGGATGGGGTGCAGACCGCTTTCTGGGACGATCCGCGGGTTCTGACGATTTCGGTGCATGAGCATCCGAGGTTCTTGTTTCCGGGGACGGGGTGGCCGGAGGAGACCGGGCCTGCCGGTCCTGCGGAGGGGACCTCGGTGAATGTGGCGTTGCCGGTGGGGACCGGGGACGCGGGGTGGCTGCGGGCGTTCCACGCGGTGGTGCCGGAGCTGTTGGCGGAGTTCCGGCCGCAGGTGCTGGTGTCGCAGCACGGGGCGGATACGCATGTCGAAGATCCGTTGGCGGATCTGGCGGTTTCGCTGGATGCGCAGCGGGCGGTGCAGGCGGCGTGTCATGAGCTGGCGCACGAGTATGTGGAGGGAGGGCGGTGGCTGGCGCTCGGGGGCGGGGGATACGCGGTGGTGGATGTCGTGCCGAGGGCCTGGACGCATTTGGTGGGGATCGCGGGGCACCGGCCGGTGGAGCCGGAGGCGGAGATTCCGGAGGTGTGGAGGGAGCAAGTGCGGGGGCTGCGAGGGAAGTTGGGGCCGGGGCGGATGACGGATGGGCGGACGGTGGCTTGGCGGGGATGGGAGGAGGGATACGACCCGGGGGATCGGGTGGATCAGGCGGTGCTGGCGGTGAGGAGGGCGGTGTTTCCGCTGAGGGGGCTGCTGGCTTAG
- a CDS encoding DUF5667 domain-containing protein — MIANVSAHRRANAFAQALEDQELQGTAAEQPEGTAGAAEGSADQGALLSLVGGLGDLPAPEMDPEVKVVQRAQLVAAMEAMLLEGTAAGPAVPPVPEQRSGRGAHRALHKLRPRSRWSKGLAAGGLTVGVAAGAFGGVAAASSNALPGDSLYGLKRGMEDLKLTMADDESDRGQIYLDQASTRLQEARRLMDRGRAADLDHEQLGEVRRTLTGMKHDVGEGHRLLYQAYERDGNIGPIQALNAFSQSHRDSWSSLRGLLPAQLGDVGSQVSSVFDAIDQEVGPLRSLLPALPQSDQKPAAPDAHKDRPGTPHRTDGTRPAAPGTTPGRPQQGKPGTPPPASSDGKPSDGLIGGAGDLLDPPSNKPAPSAPAKPAKPAVPDVTIPPILPDVLPGLGIDGEDTSRQ, encoded by the coding sequence GTGATCGCTAACGTATCGGCGCACCGGCGGGCCAACGCCTTCGCCCAGGCCCTGGAGGACCAGGAACTCCAGGGCACGGCGGCCGAACAGCCCGAAGGTACGGCCGGAGCAGCCGAAGGGTCCGCCGACCAGGGAGCACTGCTCTCCCTGGTCGGCGGCCTCGGCGACCTGCCCGCACCCGAAATGGACCCCGAGGTCAAAGTGGTGCAACGAGCCCAGCTCGTCGCCGCCATGGAAGCCATGTTGCTGGAAGGCACCGCAGCAGGACCCGCGGTCCCTCCGGTGCCCGAGCAGCGCAGCGGCCGGGGGGCCCACCGGGCCCTCCACAAATTGCGCCCCCGCTCCCGCTGGTCGAAAGGACTGGCGGCGGGCGGACTCACCGTCGGAGTCGCGGCCGGAGCCTTCGGCGGCGTCGCCGCCGCCAGCTCCAACGCCCTCCCAGGTGATTCGCTGTACGGGCTCAAGCGCGGCATGGAAGATCTGAAACTCACCATGGCGGACGACGAGTCCGACCGAGGGCAGATCTACCTCGACCAGGCATCCACCAGGCTCCAGGAGGCCCGACGCCTCATGGACCGGGGCAGGGCAGCCGACCTCGACCACGAGCAACTGGGCGAAGTAAGACGCACGTTGACCGGGATGAAGCACGACGTGGGCGAGGGCCACCGGCTCCTCTACCAGGCGTACGAGAGAGACGGGAACATCGGCCCCATCCAGGCCCTGAACGCGTTCTCCCAATCCCATCGCGACAGTTGGAGCAGTCTGCGCGGCCTGCTGCCCGCCCAACTGGGCGACGTGGGCTCGCAGGTGAGCTCGGTCTTCGACGCCATAGACCAAGAGGTCGGCCCCCTCAGGTCCCTGCTGCCCGCGCTGCCGCAGTCCGACCAGAAACCGGCCGCCCCGGACGCCCACAAGGACCGCCCCGGCACCCCGCACCGCACCGACGGGACCCGTCCCGCCGCCCCCGGCACCACCCCGGGCCGCCCCCAACAGGGCAAGCCCGGCACCCCTCCGCCCGCCTCCTCGGACGGCAAGCCGTCCGACGGACTGATCGGCGGCGCGGGCGACCTGCTGGACCCCCCGTCCAACAAGCCCGCACCGTCCGCCCCCGCCAAACCCGCCAAGCCCGCAGTCCCCGACGTCACGATCCCGCCCATCCTCCCGGACGTACTCCCGGGCCTGGGCATCGACGGCGAGGACACCAGCAGGCAGTAG
- a CDS encoding helix-turn-helix domain-containing protein, which yields MTASGERPLNEVKFLTVAEVASVMRVSKMTVYRLVHSGHLPAIRVGRSFRVPEQAVHEYLRESFVGVETA from the coding sequence ATGACTGCTTCAGGCGAGCGGCCTCTCAACGAGGTCAAGTTTCTGACCGTGGCGGAAGTCGCCTCGGTGATGCGAGTGTCAAAGATGACCGTGTACCGCTTGGTGCACAGCGGTCATCTGCCGGCGATCCGGGTGGGCAGGTCCTTCCGGGTGCCGGAGCAAGCGGTTCACGAGTACCTCCGAGAGTCCTTCGTGGGGGTCGAGACGGCCTAG
- a CDS encoding phosphatase produces the protein MLSRGVVRAHLLAARLAGVVATSREVSLRSYRLFGAGDPRVLIGLEPQRGWGEGELVELMARKCGVSGDLGYREGPDAIDPERTLAALDAFAERVGEAAARRVPVLFGTGHPHRLLGFYAELADAMSAAGCEVLTPAQGKRVDITTRFGVRTYNLDYVRGVALVREPGARLGASDPGVHSHSPLPVRVVLEAAAEGGGPLPGLVVGDHGWVCGAGQLGFEAIGPADVDDPAVFVGEEEGRVSVAVPLDDGVRSDYYRPLTRYVLNRACLSR, from the coding sequence GTGTTGAGTCGTGGGGTAGTGAGGGCGCATTTGTTGGCGGCGCGGCTGGCGGGAGTCGTGGCGACGTCGAGGGAGGTGAGTCTGCGGAGCTATCGGCTTTTCGGGGCGGGGGATCCGAGGGTGTTGATCGGGTTGGAGCCTCAACGGGGTTGGGGGGAGGGTGAGTTGGTGGAGCTGATGGCACGGAAGTGTGGGGTGTCGGGGGACTTGGGGTATCGGGAGGGGCCCGATGCGATTGATCCGGAGCGGACGTTGGCGGCCCTGGATGCCTTCGCCGAGAGGGTGGGGGAGGCGGCGGCGAGGAGGGTGCCGGTGTTGTTCGGGACCGGGCACCCGCATCGTTTGCTGGGCTTCTACGCCGAGTTGGCAGACGCGATGTCGGCGGCGGGGTGTGAAGTGCTCACCCCCGCGCAGGGGAAGCGTGTCGACATAACGACCCGGTTCGGCGTACGTACGTACAACCTTGACTACGTACGAGGAGTCGCGCTGGTGCGCGAACCCGGCGCGCGGCTCGGTGCGAGTGACCCCGGCGTGCACTCCCATTCTCCACTGCCGGTTCGGGTGGTTCTGGAGGCTGCCGCAGAGGGGGGAGGGCCCCTTCCCGGGCTCGTCGTCGGGGACCACGGATGGGTCTGCGGTGCAGGTCAGCTGGGGTTTGAGGCGATCGGACCGGCGGACGTCGACGACCCCGCGGTGTTCGTCGGGGAGGAGGAGGGGCGGGTGTCCGTGGCCGTTCCACTTGATGACGGTGTGCGGTCTGATTACTACCGACCGCTTACTCGCTATGTACTCAATCGAGCGTGTCTGTCACGGTAG
- a CDS encoding MFS transporter: MTDARLRHGRASLALSFFAQGLAFAILVTRIPALQKQYGMSDAVLPIFLAAVPILAGVGSFVAEAVAKRGGPAAVLRWSQPVVLLALLGVGAGREMWHVAVALGVFGLAVGMLDASMNMLGVSLQRAYGRSIMLGFHAVYSLGGILGASLAWVGAHWGLSLLVSYLPVVCVLVPVVLVGSRWYVDAVSGEGAGVAAAAKGAGAFSFTLLLPLCMVMAFAYIGDSTVSNWSAKYLQDVLGSSEALATVPYNVYMVTTLLGRAVGDLGVRKFGAVAVVRGGAVVAAVGFGVVAAAPGAWVGMAGFTLLGLGLCVIVPQTFAAAGRMFPGHSDQAVARLNVFNYVGFLVGSPLVGVIGDAWNYRGAMLVPMVLVLVTLVYARSFAPEGDRYGGGHERPRTVDVG, encoded by the coding sequence ATGACAGATGCGCGCCTGCGGCACGGCAGGGCTTCTTTGGCGTTGAGCTTTTTCGCGCAGGGGCTCGCCTTCGCGATCCTCGTGACCCGCATACCCGCGCTCCAGAAGCAGTACGGGATGTCGGACGCGGTGCTTCCGATCTTCCTGGCGGCTGTGCCGATCCTGGCGGGAGTGGGCAGCTTCGTCGCCGAGGCGGTGGCGAAGAGGGGCGGGCCTGCGGCCGTACTGAGGTGGTCGCAGCCCGTCGTGCTGCTGGCGCTCCTGGGGGTCGGGGCGGGGCGGGAGATGTGGCATGTGGCCGTCGCGCTCGGGGTGTTCGGGCTGGCGGTCGGGATGCTGGACGCGTCCATGAACATGCTCGGGGTCAGCCTTCAGCGGGCGTACGGGCGGAGCATCATGCTCGGATTTCACGCGGTGTACAGCCTCGGTGGGATCCTGGGGGCCTCGCTGGCGTGGGTGGGGGCGCACTGGGGGCTGTCGCTGCTGGTGTCGTATCTGCCGGTGGTGTGCGTCTTGGTGCCGGTGGTGTTGGTGGGGAGCCGGTGGTACGTGGACGCGGTGTCGGGGGAGGGGGCGGGCGTCGCGGCTGCGGCGAAGGGGGCCGGGGCGTTCTCGTTCACGTTGCTGTTGCCGTTGTGCATGGTGATGGCGTTCGCGTACATCGGGGACTCGACGGTTTCGAATTGGAGTGCCAAGTACCTTCAGGACGTGCTGGGTTCGTCGGAGGCGCTGGCGACCGTTCCGTACAACGTCTACATGGTGACGACGCTGCTGGGGCGGGCTGTCGGGGACCTCGGGGTGCGGAAGTTCGGGGCGGTGGCTGTGGTGCGGGGCGGGGCCGTGGTGGCTGCGGTGGGGTTCGGGGTGGTGGCGGCGGCTCCGGGGGCGTGGGTCGGTATGGCTGGATTCACCTTGCTGGGGCTGGGGTTGTGCGTGATCGTGCCGCAGACCTTCGCGGCGGCGGGGCGGATGTTCCCTGGGCACAGTGACCAGGCGGTGGCTCGGTTGAACGTCTTCAACTACGTGGGGTTCCTGGTGGGGTCGCCGTTGGTGGGGGTGATCGGGGACGCCTGGAACTACCGGGGGGCGATGCTCGTACCGATGGTTCTGGTGTTGGTGACGCTGGTGTACGCCCGGTCCTTCGCGCCGGAGGGCGACCGATACGGTGGCGGGCATGAGCGGCCGCGCACTGTTGATGTGGGATGA
- a CDS encoding lysophospholipid acyltransferase family protein translates to MADAKVIPFGDEPRSRRGTGGSRPGSGKRGGPRKGAAQGGALAPVPEQRTPVEDEGPQEPVEESAGQQERGGSLERRIAGGLAFLRRRITGDYEVDEFGYDKELTDQVLMSMIRPFYEKYFRVEVKGIENIPAEGGALIVANHSGTLPLDGLMLQAAVHDEHPAGRHLRLLAADLVFVLPVVNELARKAGHTLACAQDAQALLERGELVGVMPEGFKGIGKPFSERYKLQRFGRGGFVSTALRAGAPIVPCSIVGAEEIYPMIGNSKTLARVLGFPYFPITPTFPWLGPLGAVPLPTKWTIQFGEPIETKGYAADAAEDPMLMFNLTDQVREQIQHTLYKLLVQRRSVFF, encoded by the coding sequence ATGGCCGACGCCAAGGTCATCCCCTTCGGTGACGAGCCGCGGTCGCGGCGGGGCACGGGGGGCTCGCGCCCGGGGTCAGGCAAGCGTGGCGGCCCGCGCAAGGGTGCGGCCCAGGGCGGCGCGCTCGCGCCCGTACCGGAGCAGCGGACGCCGGTGGAGGACGAAGGACCTCAGGAGCCCGTGGAGGAGTCCGCGGGGCAGCAGGAGCGGGGCGGCTCGCTGGAGCGGCGGATCGCGGGCGGGCTGGCGTTCCTGCGGCGTCGGATCACCGGGGACTACGAGGTCGACGAGTTCGGGTACGACAAGGAGCTCACCGACCAGGTCCTGATGTCGATGATCAGGCCGTTCTACGAGAAGTACTTCCGGGTCGAGGTGAAGGGGATCGAGAACATCCCCGCCGAGGGCGGGGCGCTGATCGTCGCGAACCACTCCGGGACGCTGCCGCTGGACGGGCTGATGCTCCAGGCGGCCGTGCACGACGAGCACCCGGCGGGGCGGCACCTGCGGCTGCTGGCCGCAGACCTCGTGTTCGTGCTGCCCGTGGTGAACGAGCTGGCGCGCAAGGCCGGGCACACCCTGGCGTGCGCGCAGGACGCGCAGGCGCTCCTGGAGCGGGGCGAGCTGGTGGGTGTGATGCCCGAGGGGTTCAAGGGGATCGGGAAGCCGTTCAGCGAGCGGTACAAGCTCCAGCGCTTCGGGCGGGGCGGCTTCGTGTCGACCGCGCTGCGGGCGGGGGCGCCGATCGTGCCGTGCTCGATCGTGGGGGCGGAGGAGATATACCCGATGATTGGGAACTCCAAGACGCTGGCGCGGGTGCTCGGATTCCCGTACTTCCCGATCACGCCGACGTTTCCGTGGCTGGGGCCGCTGGGGGCGGTGCCGCTGCCGACGAAGTGGACGATCCAGTTCGGCGAGCCGATCGAGACCAAGGGGTACGCGGCGGACGCGGCCGAGGACCCGATGCTGATGTTCAACCTGACGGATCAGGTGCGGGAGCAGATCCAGCACACGTTGTACAAGCTGCTCGTGCAGCGGCGGTCGGTGTTCTTCTAG